The Streptomyces sp. NBC_00775 genome includes the window CTTCGGGTGGCCTTTGTCACCGCCGTGATCGCCGCGGCTACCCTCTTGGGCCTCGCCCGACTCTCTGTGCAATGGTTCATTACCCAATGCGAACGTGGTCGGGTCGCAAATCCGGAGAATGGAGCACCACAGAAGCCGTTCCGCCTCTACGAGCTCGCTACTGTGACAATCGGCATCGCTGGGTTCATCCTGCTGTTCGCAACGGTGTGGGCCGCCGTGGCGCCCGCGCATCCCAGAGAGGTCGCCGTCATCGAGGGGACCACCACTGTTCCGCACCGTCAGTCCGACACTCAACGGCCTTCTGAGCCGCGGGGCGGCCATCGGACTGTTGATAGGACCAGCCACTTCATCCGGCCGCCCTCCCCGGCACCCTCGCCAGTGCAGTTGCGTCCATGAGACGCCTTTGCTGCTTACAACGGCTATAGCCGTTGTAAGCCCTTTCACTATTCATTTGCGCCGCGAGGGCAAGGCTGCATGCTCATCCATCCCAGTAGATCTGCGCAGGACCAGTGCTCACAGCAGTGGCATGGCGGGGGTGGCCATGTCGTACGGGGACGTTCTGTTTCCCGGTACACGGACGACGACGGCCCATCGGTCTCGCTGGTCAGGGGCTGGAGCCGGGATGTGCTCGGCCCACATGTTGTCCCGGATATTCGGGATCCAGTCCTTCTTGAGGGTGAGGTCGAGGACGACGAGCATGCCGAGTGCGATTCCGCCGGCCTGGTAGGCGATGGTTTGGCCCAGGTAGCGCCGTAGTCCCTTGCGGGTGGTTCTGCCTTCGGTCCGCTTGCACTCGATGATGATGGTGAAGCCTGGGAAGCGGACTTCGATGTCGGCCCGGCCGCCGCTGCGGTCGGCCAGTTCGATGTCGACGTCTTCCAGGTTGCCGTCCAGATAGTCCTGGAGGTCTTCCTGGATGGTGTTCTCCAGGGGGAGCTTCTTGTCTGGTTCGGGAGCGAAGAGGTAGGCGAAGCGGGGCGTGTGGTGGGCGCGGGCGCGGTTGGTCCGGTTGTGCAGGAAGCGGATGGTCTGGGTGATCAGTCGTACGAAGCCCTGCCGGATCACCGGTTGCCGGAAGTCGGGGCAGTCGTCGAGGACGGCGAGGATGTCGTAGAAGATCTCCTGCTGGGCTGCCGGGAGGCGGGCGGCCAGGGTTGCTTCGTCATCGGTCAGGCCAGCTTGAAGGGCGTCGAGCATCTGCGTGGGCAGGCCGGCGAGTAGATGGTTACCGAGGACGGCCGCCAGTTGGGGGTAGGCCGCCTGTGGGGCTTTTCCCAGGCCCCCTGGCGGCGCCGTCGTGTTCCCGGTCTGCAGGCGTTCGTCGACGGCCTGGAGGAGTTTCTGGGCGGCGTGCGCGTCCCAGTCCGGGGGTGCGTCGGCGAGAAGGCCACGCAGGTGAAGGAGGAGCCCTTCGCGGTGGGCGAAGGCGTCCTCAATGCGTGGGGCGACCAGGACTTTCAGGCCTGGGACGGCGTCGGCGGGCTGTAGGCGGACGCTTCGGTGGGCGGTGTAGGCGGCCAGGATGTGCTGGATGGTCTGGTTCGGCCACGTGGTGAGGGGCTTGTCGAGGTGAGCATCAGCGTGTTCGAGGTCGGCGCTGAGGGTGTACCAGGCGGCCTCAGTGTCGTAACGGCCGGCCCGCCAGTGGGTGCGGGTGCCGGTCAGCCACATGGCGTGCTCAGTTAGCGAGCGGCGTAGCTGCTGGGTGGCGGTGGTGAGAGCGGGGGTGTGGCCGGTGTCGAAGGCGAGGACTGCGTCGATGGCGGCGAGGTAGGCGATGGCGTCGGGCCGGTCCTCGTCGGCGTGGACGGCCTGTTGTAGGAGGCTGCGCGCGGTGGTGAATGCCTGCAGGAGGGTGGGGCGGTCAGGGGCGTTGGCGGCGTCGGCGAGGTGGCACATGGCGAGCTCGTAGGCGGCGTCGCCATGTACGGCGGTGTTGGTGAAGCGTTGTAGCGCGGTGAGGAGATCGTGCTCGCGCCAGTGTTCGTAGGCGGTGCCGAGGGCCCGGACGGTGCGGCGGGCGAAGGCAGGGGGCGCGGTGGCGGCGGTGGGATCGACGAGGCGATCGAAGAGCCCGTAGCGGCTTGTGGTGCCGGGCAGGGCGAGGCGGAGGGCCGCTTCGAGGAAGATGCCGGCCAGTTCGGCGTCGAGGGGTGCGCTGTGGTTGCGGCTGCGCTCCAGCGCGATGTTGTTGAGGGGGCCAGCGGCGTGTTGGAGGTAGCCGGGGTGCTCGACGATCTGGTCGAGGATGTCGTCGGCGGCTGCTGGGCTGGTGGTTGTGGTCAAGGCGCGGGTGATGAAGGTGGCCGCGTGGTCGGGGTGATTGAGGGTGTCCCATTCCGCAAGGAGGGTCTCGGCGGCGCGGAACCACAGTCGGGAGGCGGCAAGGTCGTCCATGTGCTGCCAGAGGGTGTCTTCGCCGCCGAGCTCAGCGACGGTAGGGGGATCTCCGTCTTGGGCGAGGAGGGTCTCGAGTGGGGTCACGGTGGGTGGCCTTTCTCGAGTGCGGGTGGGGTGGCGAGCGGACAGCTAGGTTACTGGCCGGTCTACCAGATGTAGTCGCGTGGACCTGCGGCCTTGAGGTTGTCGGCGGAGATGATCGTGGTGGCGACATCGCGTTTGGCGGTGGCGGTGATGAGCTGCAGGTCCGGTGTTTCTGCACAGATGACCTTGAGCTCACTGAGGACTTCGGCCAGGTCGACGTCGACGGTCTCCTGGGCGCCGGCGGAGTCGAGGAGCAGCAGGCCGGGGTGACGGCCCACGCCGGTTTCCTTCCCCACACGCAGGAGGGCGAGGAGCGTGGCAATCCGCAGCCGCACGTGTTCGCCTGGGGTGACAGCGGTGAAGGTGGTCTTGCTGTCACCTTTGGTGACGCTCAAGGTTCCGTTGCCCTGCAGCTTGACGGCTTGGAGTTCGGTCATGCCCAGGCGGATCGCCAAGCGGCAGATCTCGGTGCTCACTTTGCCCAGAAGCGCCTCCGAGGCGGCAGTCGCACGCTTGTTGGCTTCCTTGTGTGCCGCGTCTAGGACGGCCTCTTCCATCGACTGCGTCTGGGGCTGCTGAGCATGGCGTTCGGCTGCTTGACGTTCGGTGAGGGCGCCTTCGAGACGGGCGACCTCCAGGTGGGCGCGCAGGGCGGACTCGCGGGGCATGGCGGCTTGCGCCGCGGTGAGCGCGGTATGGGCCTGGGTCATGGCGGCTTCGGAGACTGTGACGGCGTTGGCGGCCTGCCGGGCCGCCTTCTTGGCCTGCTGGTGGGCTTGGCCGAGGGTGTCGACGGAGGCGGCGAGGTCGTCGGTCGCGGCCGTGTCCACGGGTGCCTCGGTGGGGGCGGATCCACATATTCGGCAGTGGTGTTCGTCGAGGCCCGAGTGGGGGATCTGGTCGAGTGCGGTCGAGCAACGGGGGCAGCAGGTGGGCTTGAGGGCTCCGAAGAAGCGCTGTGCCACTGCCGTCTCGCGAAGGTCTCTGAGGCGGGCCTGGTCCAGGACGAGCGTCTCGTGGAGTTCGTCCTCGGCCTGCCGCGTCTGCTGCATCTGCTGCACCAGGTCGGTGTGCCGGGCCGTCAGCTCAGCCAGGTGGGCACCGGCTTGTTCGATGGCTGCGGCGGCGGCTTCCAGGCTGGGGGCCGCGTCGGTCTGGGCGGCGGCTTCCCGAGCTCGTGCGAGCTGGTCTTCGAGTTGTTGTAGGGAGGTGCCGCGGGCTTGGAGGTCTTGCTGGGCGCGTCGACGCTGCCCTTTCACCGACTGCTGGAGCAGGTCCAGTGCTGCTTTGGCGTCGCGGCGTGTGGTCGTCCAGGGCAGGCCCACGAACATCTGGAGCAGGCTGATCATGGTTCCGCCTTGGGCGGTCTCTCCCAGTAGCGCGTCGCCCTCGCGGTTGCGGGCCAGGAGAGCGTGGCTGAAGGCGGGCCAGGACGTGACGATCACCTGGCCGTCAGCGTCTTGTTCGTCGCCGGCGGCGGAGGCGGTCCTGTCTTTGCGCCAGCCGCGCAGAAACTCCAGGCCCAGCCGGTCCATCATGAAGGCGCCCATCACGGAGGCGAATTCAGCCTCCCCGGCGAACGGTGTGACGTACTCCTGGGCCCCGATGGTGAGGCTGCCAGCGAGCTGGTCGCCGGTGGTGTCGACGTTCACGGTGAACGGCTCATCGTCGATCTGTGCGTTCAGGTGCACGTGGTGGATCCAGTGCCGTACGTCTGCTTGTAGGTCGTTGGAGCCGCGTAGGCACCACCAGATGATCTCCAGGATGCTGCTCTTGCCGCGCAGGTTGTCCGCCGTCACGCACCACAGGCCGGCATCGAGGTCCCAGGAGAAGTCGACCGGCCCGGTCGACTTGCCGGCTTTCTCTCCGGTGAAGGCGATGCGCTTGACCAGCAACCGGTGGGGGCGCGGCAGGATACTGCTCTCCCGCACACCGTGCCGTGCGAGAACCTCCCCGGCCTGTTCCCCTTCGGCGCCGACCCGGCGGGCCACTGCCTGAACGAAGTCACTCATGCGTCGCTCCCCGTCCTCTGCCCGCTGATGCGCTCCAGCCGCTCACGTACCCGCTCGGTGATGCCGCTGATGCTGGCCTTCCACACCGTGCGCTCGTACTCGGCCTGCTGGTACTGCAGTTCCTTGAGCTGGGTGCCGCTGCGCTGTCCCGCCACTGCCAGGACGATCGCGGCCCGCTCGTCGTACCAGGCGAGGTCCGGTGCGTCGGCGCGCAGCTCGGCGGCCAGATCGCGGCCAGCGGCCAGGAGGTAGTAGTCCCAGCGCTCCACCTTGGCCGGCGGTTCCCCGACGGCCTCTACCGCGGTTAGGCCGTGGGAGAACAGGAGTGCCAGGGCGTCGTCGAGCGCCTCCCAGGCGCCGAAGCGCCAGCGCAGCATCGGGTACCGGGAGATGTCCGGCTCATCGCCCTCCAGCAAAGCCCGCGCCTTCGTGAGCGACCAGTCGGCATCCGGCGCTGTACCGTTCTCGACCTGATTGAGCAACTCGTCCGCGAGATAGTCCGGGTTCCGCAACCAGAAATCCAGCGCCTGCAGGCGTTTTTGACCCTGCACCACCGCCACCGAGCCCTGCGGCACCCGCCCGTTCGTATCCGGCCCGCACTGTGCGCCGCACCTGTCGAGCACAAACAGCAGCCGCACCGCGTCCTGCACGCGCGACGCGCGCCGCATTCCAGACTCCGCCACGCAGCCCCCGCCTCGGTCCCGCCGGTGAATTCGAAGATCCCAGACTTAGCACACTCCAGATGCAGTCCGTAACCGGTTGAACACATCCACGCTGCGCCAATAGGCCGCCCTCCCCGACGAGTTGGTCTGAGAAATGACCGTGCGTCAGATCGCGCCGTGCGAGGCCCGTCACGCCGCGGACAGGACTCAGGCGCGCGAGGCCTTTCTGGACAGCACCAGATATAGGAAGGGATGGCGGGCAATCCAGGAGGCGAAGCGCGTCGAGCGCCACCGCGGCGGCAGGCGATCTGCCCAGTACAGCTCCACCGTCGCTCGTGCGTGTTGCTTCGCATCGCAACCTGCGCCGGTCGGCTTTTCAGGCAGGTAGCGGCCGTAGACGGGGACGCGGGTGACGCCAGCCGCGCGCATCGCACACAGACGGTGCTGGCCGTTGGTCAGGGCCGTGTTCCCCTCGCTCCAGGCGATGTGGTCGTGGAGAAGGTCGCGTGCCCACTGACGGTCTTCCTCTCGGCTGTTGCCTCATTGCCTGTGGCCTGGGCGGCGGCGAACTCAAGCGCGGTCTGCGCGATCGCTTGCCAGTTGGCCTGGTGATACGGGCAGGCGGCAAAGTCACGGTCCCGCAAGCGCGCGAAGAGCTCGGCGTGGGCAACATGGATGGCGCGCTCACCCTTGGGGTAGGCGGCGGCGAGTTGCTTCCAACAGGCTGAGTGGGCCGCACAGGACCAGTGCGTGTGGCCATGGCAGGTCCGCGGCCGCAACGGGACGCACGCCGAGAGTGCCGCGCAGGAACAGGTCGCGCTCCACCGGGTCCTCGAACAGGCTTGGGTACAGGTCGAGTTCGTCGTCGGGAGCGGCAGGCCGCTGGATCTGGTCGGCGGCTTCGAGGGTGTCAAGGTCTGGCTCGTGCGCTCCGGTCAGGATGTGTGCGGGCTGGATGTTCCAAGGGCCTTCCTCGTCGTTGCGCGTGCGTTCGGGATTTGGGGCGACGAGGATCTGCTGGCTGGTGTCGGGCAGGACGAGGGTGCCCGGCAGTCCGAAGACACCGGCCAGGACGGCCCGGCCGTGAGCCCATTGTGGGTGAGCGAGCAGCCCGCCCAGCGATTCTGCGGGCAGATGCGCGATCCACTCAACGCGGTGGAATGGCGTTAACGGTCTGAACTGGCCCCACTTTTCCGACGCGGCTTGGTCATCGCAACATCCCTCAGGACTGGTGTTGCAACGACCTATAGAACCCAAGCCGGAAAAGTGGGGCCAGTTCAGACCGTTAACGCCACAAATGGTCGGCAGGGCGCTGCGTATGAAGCCCGGGGGAGGGAAAATCGCGTCTTTGGTCGTTCCGGTATTCCTCGGACCTGGCGAAGGCACAGGCGAAATTCTGACCTCGAATGCCTACAGCACCCTCGCGAAGATCCTCGGAGGGCTCAGGGCGCACGATGCCGAGACGATCGAGGCGCTTGCCGACCCTCGCGTCCGCAGCGGCCGGTCCCAGCGTCCCGGAGGCGAGGCGGAAACCGTCGGCGGCGAGGAGCAGGAGCAGGCGCGCGCGGACGAGGATGCTGGGGAGGCGTGGGTCAGTCAGTCGGCTGCCGGGCTGCTTCGGTTCTCGGAGCCGCGGGATGCGGCGCTGCTGGCCCAGTTCGTGCAGTTGCGGGTGATCGACCCGGAGAACACCTACAGGCGGCGCGGCATCGCCGCCGCCAGTAGGTGGCTGCGTGAGACGGGCAGCGACCAACTGCGGGTCCCCTACGACTACGTCACCCCTCAAGACCGGGCCGGGGCGTTTCCGCTGGGGGTGTGGCTGGCCGACCAGCGCAAGTACTACAACAGCGCGATGCTGGAGGCTGCGCGCGTGCAGCAGCTCGAGGCACTGGGCATGGTGTGGTCCCACCATGACGTCGCCTTCGAGGAAGGCCTCGCGGCGGCCAGGGCGTGGGCGGCCGCGCACGACGGGATGCTGCTCCCGCCGGCCAACGCGGTCGGCGAGGGCGGGTTCCCTATCGGCATCTGGGCGAAGAATATGCGGGCCGCGGCGCGGCGGACGCTGCAGAACGCGGAACGGCGCGCGGCGGGCGAGCGCGTGTCCAGCACCGGGGAACTTGCGCCCAGCCGCATGGAGGCTCTCGAAGCCATCGACCCCGGATGGTGCCCGCTTGGATGGGACATCGCCTGGCAACGCCGCTTCCGCCTCGCCCGCGTGGCGGCCGGAGGCCCGCTACCGGCGGCCGCGGGCGAGGTCATCGTCCAGGGCGAAGACCTCGGAGCATGGGTGCACGCGCCGCGACTGGACTGGGACGATCTCCTGCCCGCCCAGCAATGGCTCCTGGAGAGCACCCTCGGACTCGAGCCCGCCGCGCCGGAAGAGCGGCCGGTGAAGCGGACCCAGGACGACAAGTGGGCGCTCAACATCGCGGCCGCCCGGCAGTTCCACGCCCGCGAAGGCCACCTCACAGTCCCGAGGAAGCATGTAGAAGACGTCGACGGCACACCGGTTGGGCTGGGCTCGTTCATCAGCAACACCCGCAGGCGTGCCGGGAAACTGAGTACGGAGCGCCGCGCCGACCTCAGCCAACTCGGCATGCGCTGGTAGACGAGTACGGGTGACTACACCCGTTGACTAAATCTCCCTCCTTGTGAACCCTGTTGGGCTGATGACGGCCGCTCTCCGCCGCAGTGTCCGCGGCCCCGTTGATGGTGTTGCGAACCCTTCTGGGCTGGTCGCGGCGGGCTTCTGCCACTGGCTCGACGTGGAGCGCTACACGTTGCGAACCCTTCCGGGCTGATGACGACCACCGACCTGGGTGCCGGGTGGGTTGAGGTGAGCGGGTTGCGAACCCTTCTGGGCTGATGACGACCTCGGTGCAGCACATGTACTGCGCCCCGCCGTACTGGGAGACGTTGCGAACCCCTTCGGGCTGATGACGATGACACTAGCCACGTCCTCATACTCCAGCGAGCGCTGTTGCGAACCTTTCTAGGCTAATGACGACGCCTGCGGTGCCCGGGGAGAGCTGGTTGGAGACGATGTTGCGAACCCTTCTGGGCTGATGAGGACCGACACCGACGCCGATCTCATCCCGCTCACCAAACAGTTGCGAACCCTTCTGGGCTGATGACGACCGGGGAGGTGGGGATCCCCTTCGAGTGAGTCGGCGACCTCGAGTTGCGAACCCTTTCGGGCTGGTGACGACGCGGGCGAGCTGTCCGTGTCCGCGGTCCTCTCGCAGTTGTGAACCCTTCTGGGGCTGATGACGACAGCTGTACGCGCCGGCCGTGGTGTTCTTCGAGGACATGTTGTGACCCCTTCTGAGCTGATGACGACCGGCATCTACGTGCGCGAAGCCGCGATCCAGACCATGTTGCGAACCTTTCTGAGGTGATGACGACGCGGTACAGCTGGTGCTCGTGGGCGTGGTAGATCGTGTTGCTAACCCTTATGGGCTGATGACGACCCCGATGGACTCGGCGCGCGTCCCCTTCCCGATGATGTTGCGAACCCTTCTGGGCTGACGACGACGTTGGCGGAAGTGTTCGAGTCGAAGTGGCTGCTCGCGTTGCGAACCCTTCCTGGCCATACCGAGAGCTGTACGCGACGGCGGTGGTGTTCTTCGAGGACGTGTTCCTGAACCCTTCTGGGCCGATGACGACCGACCTCTACGACCCCACCGCCCTCATTGAGGTGGCCGCCATCGGGTAGTTGAGAACCCTGTTGAGCTCATGACGACGTGGTGGGACAGCCCCGACTGCGGCTCCACCATCACGTTGCGAACCCTTCCGGGACTGATGATGGCCACGGCCGCACGCGCCAAACTCGCCGAGATCGTCTTGTTGTGAACCCTTCTGGGCCGATGACGACGCGCCGCAGAAGGCCGTCGGGATGTACCTGGTCACCGCGTTGCGAACCCTTTTGAGCTGATGACGACTGTCGCCCTCGCAACCCCGGCGGAATTCATCGTGATGTTGCGAACCCTTTGGGCTGATGACAACCAGCCAGGCGGCGTGGCGTGTGCACCTAGGCACGGTGTTGCGAACCCGTCTGGGTTGATGACGACCTGTGGAACCGTAGCACCGGATGTTGGCCGCAATGCGCGGCTATTTCCAGCTCGGCGGTCGTTGTCAGTCCCCCCGTGTACGTTGCTCCTCGGTAGGCCAACACCCCCGTTCTGGGGCGTTTTTGGCGTTTCCTGACGTGGACTCATTTGCCCTGGGTGGGGAGAGGGAGAGGGGGATCGTGCGCCTTCGTTTGGAGATCAGCACACGGGCTCGGGAGATCCCATGGGAGAACATCCTTGCTCCCGGGCGGGGCATCGTATATGACGCGCTGCGCCGGACTGCGCCCGATCTCGCCGAGAAGATCCATGAGAACGGATGGGGTCCGTATGGGATGGCTCCCTTCGGGTACAGCGCGCCCATGTTCCCGAACGCGCGCCGCGTTCGCGGGAAGTATGCGGCGGGCGGGGCCGGCTACCTGGAGATCGGTAGTCCGCTGCCCGAATTCATACAGGCCCTGGCCCTGGATTTCATGGACCCTGCCCGCTCGTTGTTGGACTGGGGCGGGGTCGCCCTGCAGGTCGGCAGCATCACCGTTCTGCAACCGCCCCACTTCACCGCTGGCCGGGCCCGGTTGCGCACAACCAACCCGCTGCACCTTTCCGACTACCGGGCGCCCGAACCCGGCGGCGAGCAAACCCCCGTGCGGGCGCTGCTTCCCGAGGACGCGGCGTATCCGGTGGCCCTCGAACGCAATCTCAACCGTCGGGCCGAGACCTTCGGCCACGCCTCGGATATCACGGTTGAGGGGATCACGTGGGTGGGTGTGCGCCGTTCGTTCCGGGTGACCGGCCAGGGGCGCTCGGGGCAGCGGACGGGTGCGCCGGTTGAGGTGGAGCTCAGCGGCAGTGCCGACGGGCTGTCCGCGCTGTGGTCTGCGGGGCTGGGCCAGCAGACCGGGGCCGGGTTCGGCTGGGTGACGGCATGAGCGAGTTTCCCGTCGAGCAGACCTCGCTGAGACTGACCCCTCACCCCTTGCAGAGGGTCGGGGCCTTCGCTCTCGCGGCGTTCGCCGGAGCGGGGCATCCGGACATGGTTGCGGGCCCTTTGTTTGCAGCGGCCACCGAGAAGGTCACCGAGGCTGCGGTGCAGGCCGCGCTCGTGCGGGACACCAAGGCCGAGGCCGGGTTCCTGCTGAAGTGTTCGTACAGCCTGTGGCCGAACAGCAAGATGAATCACCCGCGGAACAAGAAGCTCTCCGATGCGGAGGTCAGCGCGGCGGTCCGAGCCTGGCGCACCATTCCCGCGCCGGAGTGCTGGCCCGAGGCCGGGTGCGTTCTATGTGGTGCTGCGGCGGTCGGGTTCTACGGGAAGAGCGATGTCGTTCTCGCCGAGTCGATCGCCTATCGCAACAGCACTCCCCGCGGGCACTCGGGTGTTGCCCTGTGCTGGCCCTGCGTCTGTTCCTTCCACGCGATTCCGTTCGGCAGTCAGCTGTCCGGTGGCCCGAGCACGGTTGTGCACACCTGGGATGAGCGTTTGGCGGCACACGCAACTCGCCGGCAGGTGCAGCGCAACGGGTTGCTGATCACGGCCGGAGCGAAGCCGTCCAGTCCGCAACCGGAGGTGGCCGCGCTGGCGGCGCTGCGCGGCTATGAACACCGCGTCGCGGCCGGAGTGGAGTTGCTGGTGTTCACCAACAACAACCAGGACCAAGTCCTCACGTCGCATGCCGTAGATCAGCCGCTCGCCGAGTGGCTGCGCACCACGACGCGGCTGCCCGCCCGGCGTACCGGGTTCGCGTGCCTGCTGCGTGCTTGCCGCACCGACAAGGGCAGCGGCGCGCAGAACCTGGCCTGGCGGGTGTTCCACCGGTCCGACAGCCTGCCTGGTGTCCTCGCATCCCACCTGGTCGCCCGTACCGAGGCCTGTGGCCTGCCGGCACCCGAGTCCCCGGCCGTTGCCGAACTGACCGGCTCCTACCTGCACGAGGTGATG containing:
- a CDS encoding helicase associated domain-containing protein, with amino-acid sequence MVVPVFLGPGEGTGEILTSNAYSTLAKILGGLRAHDAETIEALADPRVRSGRSQRPGGEAETVGGEEQEQARADEDAGEAWVSQSAAGLLRFSEPRDAALLAQFVQLRVIDPENTYRRRGIAAASRWLRETGSDQLRVPYDYVTPQDRAGAFPLGVWLADQRKYYNSAMLEAARVQQLEALGMVWSHHDVAFEEGLAAARAWAAAHDGMLLPPANAVGEGGFPIGIWAKNMRAAARRTLQNAERRAAGERVSSTGELAPSRMEALEAIDPGWCPLGWDIAWQRRFRLARVAAGGPLPAAAGEVIVQGEDLGAWVHAPRLDWDDLLPAQQWLLESTLGLEPAAPEERPVKRTQDDKWALNIAAARQFHAREGHLTVPRKHVEDVDGTPVGLGSFISNTRRRAGKLSTERRADLSQLGMRW
- a CDS encoding CRISPR-associated endoribonuclease Cas6, yielding MFPNARRVRGKYAAGGAGYLEIGSPLPEFIQALALDFMDPARSLLDWGGVALQVGSITVLQPPHFTAGRARLRTTNPLHLSDYRAPEPGGEQTPVRALLPEDAAYPVALERNLNRRAETFGHASDITVEGITWVGVRRSFRVTGQGRSGQRTGAPVEVELSGSADGLSALWSAGLGQQTGAGFGWVTA